One genomic segment of Oncorhynchus kisutch isolate 150728-3 linkage group LG15, Okis_V2, whole genome shotgun sequence includes these proteins:
- the LOC109905608 gene encoding zinc finger and BTB domain-containing protein 44 isoform X2: MGVKTFTHSSPTHSQEMLEKLNALRNEGHLCDVTIRVQDKLFLAHKVVLACCSEFFRSKLVGRPEEEDKFVLDLHHVTVSGFTPLLEYAYTSTLSISTENIIDVLAAASYMQMFAVASTCSEFMKSSILWSAGNMGQEKPQESALGESASSHCALTPLDSSLSPVSSDCSVMERNIPVCRESRRKRKSFIMMSPESPLKCTSQITSPQMPNPSPSSFSETTTQPVDSSLAFPWTFPFGIDRRFHPDKQPKLPESPRRLDQAGPSEVSRRLSDFLACESSIKAPLSLAGPEEDIHVKVERLSDEEVQETLSQPVSASQSSLSDQQTVPCSEQVQEDLLISPQSSSIGSIDEGVTEGLPSMQSTSNAGGHAEDDERLESLQYPYHLYISPSTRPGTNGPDRPFQCPTCGVRFTRIQNLKQHMLIHSGIKPFQCDRCGKKFTRAYSLKMHRLKHEGKRCFRCQICSATFTSFGEYKHHMRVSRHIIRKPRIYECKTCGAMFTNSGNLIVHLRSLNHEASELANYFQSSDFLMPDYLSQVQEEETLGQYELVEHGFEGNHSSVQMPVISQVSSTQNCESSTFPLDPLSLKDENVSEEPKTNGSNSSPDGSEEENAHIKELASITIE; encoded by the exons ATGGGGGTCAAAACCTTTACCCACAGTTCCCCCACGCACAGTCAAGAGATGCTGGAAAAGCTAAATGCCTTGCGCAACGAGGGCCACCTCTGCGATGTCACTATCCGGGTGCAGGACAAGTTGTTTCTGGCGCACAAGGTGGTGCTGGCCTGCTGCAGCGAGTTCTTCCGCTCCAAACTAGTGGGCAGGCCTGAGGAGGAGGACAAGTTTGTGTTGGACTTGCACCACGTCACGGTGAGCGGCTTCACCCCTCTGCTGGAGTACGCCTAcacctccaccctctccatcaGCACGGAGAACATCATCGACGTTTTAGCCGCCGCCAGTTACATGCAGATGTTCGCCGTGGCGAGCACATGCTCAGAATTCATGAAGTCCAGCATCCTCTGGAGCGCCGGGAATATGGGGCAGGAGAAACCGCAGGAGTCGGCTCTTGGCGAGAGCGCTTCCTCCCACTGCGCTTTGACGCCGTTGGATAGCAGCCTGTCGCCTGTATCCTCTGACTGCAGCGTGATGGAGAGGAACATCCCTGTGTGTCGCGAGTCGCGCCGCAAACGTAAGAGCTTTATCATgatgtccccagagagcccactcAAATGCACCTCGCAGATCACCTCGCCGCAGATGCCCAACCCATCCCCGTCCTCCTTCTCAGAGACCACCACCCAGCCAGTGGACTCTTCCCTGGCCTTCCCGTGGACCTTCCCCTTCGGTATCGACCGGAGGTTCCACCCAGATAAGCAGCCCAAGCTTCCTGAGAGCCCACGTCGTCTGGACCAGGCAGGACCCTCGGAGGTGAGCCGCCGGCTGAGTGACTTCCTGGCCTGTGAAAGCTCCATTAAGGCGCCACTGTCGCTGGCGGGCCCCGAGGAGGACATACATGTGAAGGTGGAGAGGCTGAGTGACGAGGAGGTCCAGGAGACGTTGTCGCAGCCCGTCAGCGCTTCCCAGAGTTCTTTGAGCGACCAGCAGACAGTGCCCTGCAGTGAACAGGTCCAGGAGGACCTCCTCATCAGCCCACAGTCCTCCTCCATAG GTTCGATAGATGAGGGAGTCACAGAAGGGTTGCCCTCAATGCAAAGTACATCCAATGCAGGAGGTCATGCTGAGGATGATGAAAG ATTAGAAAGCCTCCAATACCCTTACCACTTATACATAAGCCCTTCAACCCGCCCTGGCACTAACGGGCCTGACAGACCTTTCCAGTGCCCCACGTGTGGCGTCCGATTCACCCGCATACAGAACTTGAAGCAACATATGCTCATCCACTCTG GCATTAAGCCTTTCCAGTGTGATCGCTGTGGGAAAAAGTTCACACGGGCCTACTCCCTAAAGATGCACCGGCTGAAGCACGAAGGTAAACGCTGTTTCCGGTGCCAGATTTGTAGTGCCACATTCACGTCCTTCGGCGAATATAAGCACCACATGAGGGTGTCCCGCCACATAATCCGCAAGCCCCGGATTTACGAGTGCAAAACGTGCGGCGCCATGTTTACCAACTCTGGCAATTTAATTGTACACCTGCGGAGTCTGAACCATGAGGCATCTGAACTAGCAAACTACTTCCAGAGCAG TGATTTCCTCATGCCCGACTACCTGAGCCAAGTGCAAGAGGAGGAGACTCTGGGGCAGTACGAGCTGGTGGAGCACGGCTTTGAAGGCAACCATTCGTCTGTCCAGATGCCGGTCATCTCCCAGGTCTCCTCCACCCAGAATTGCGAGAGCAGCACCTTCCCCCTGGACCCTTTATCCTTGAAGGACGAAAACGTGTCAGAGGAGCCAAAGACAAATGGCAGTAACAGCTCCCCGGACGGCTCAGAGGAGGAGAACGCCCACATCAAAGAGCTGGCTTCCATTACGATTGAGTGA
- the LOC109905608 gene encoding zinc finger and BTB domain-containing protein 44 isoform X3, with product MVKALQSKYAKKKMGVKTFTHSSPTHSQEMLEKLNALRNEGHLCDVTIRVQDKLFLAHKVVLACCSEFFRSKLVGRPEEEDKFVLDLHHVTVSGFTPLLEYAYTSTLSISTENIIDVLAAASYMQMFAVASTCSEFMKSSILWSAGNMGQEKPQESALGESASSHCALTPLDSSLSPVSSDCSVMERNIPVCRESRRKRKSFIMMSPESPLKCTSQITSPQMPNPSPSSFSETTTQPVDSSLAFPWTFPFGIDRRFHPDKQPKLPESPRRLDQAGPSEVSRRLSDFLACESSIKAPLSLAGPEEDIHVKVERLSDEEVQETLSQPVSASQSSLSDQQTVPCSEQVQEDLLISPQSSSIGSIDEGVTEGLPSMQSTSNAGGHAEDDERLESLQYPYHLYISPSTRPGTNGPDRPFQCPTCGVRFTRIQNLKQHMLIHSGIKPFQCDRCGKKFTRAYSLKMHRLKHEVISSCPTT from the exons ATG GTGAAGGCCCTCCAGAGCAAGTACGCTAAGAAAAAGATGGGGGTCAAAACCTTTACCCACAGTTCCCCCACGCACAGTCAAGAGATGCTGGAAAAGCTAAATGCCTTGCGCAACGAGGGCCACCTCTGCGATGTCACTATCCGGGTGCAGGACAAGTTGTTTCTGGCGCACAAGGTGGTGCTGGCCTGCTGCAGCGAGTTCTTCCGCTCCAAACTAGTGGGCAGGCCTGAGGAGGAGGACAAGTTTGTGTTGGACTTGCACCACGTCACGGTGAGCGGCTTCACCCCTCTGCTGGAGTACGCCTAcacctccaccctctccatcaGCACGGAGAACATCATCGACGTTTTAGCCGCCGCCAGTTACATGCAGATGTTCGCCGTGGCGAGCACATGCTCAGAATTCATGAAGTCCAGCATCCTCTGGAGCGCCGGGAATATGGGGCAGGAGAAACCGCAGGAGTCGGCTCTTGGCGAGAGCGCTTCCTCCCACTGCGCTTTGACGCCGTTGGATAGCAGCCTGTCGCCTGTATCCTCTGACTGCAGCGTGATGGAGAGGAACATCCCTGTGTGTCGCGAGTCGCGCCGCAAACGTAAGAGCTTTATCATgatgtccccagagagcccactcAAATGCACCTCGCAGATCACCTCGCCGCAGATGCCCAACCCATCCCCGTCCTCCTTCTCAGAGACCACCACCCAGCCAGTGGACTCTTCCCTGGCCTTCCCGTGGACCTTCCCCTTCGGTATCGACCGGAGGTTCCACCCAGATAAGCAGCCCAAGCTTCCTGAGAGCCCACGTCGTCTGGACCAGGCAGGACCCTCGGAGGTGAGCCGCCGGCTGAGTGACTTCCTGGCCTGTGAAAGCTCCATTAAGGCGCCACTGTCGCTGGCGGGCCCCGAGGAGGACATACATGTGAAGGTGGAGAGGCTGAGTGACGAGGAGGTCCAGGAGACGTTGTCGCAGCCCGTCAGCGCTTCCCAGAGTTCTTTGAGCGACCAGCAGACAGTGCCCTGCAGTGAACAGGTCCAGGAGGACCTCCTCATCAGCCCACAGTCCTCCTCCATAG GTTCGATAGATGAGGGAGTCACAGAAGGGTTGCCCTCAATGCAAAGTACATCCAATGCAGGAGGTCATGCTGAGGATGATGAAAG ATTAGAAAGCCTCCAATACCCTTACCACTTATACATAAGCCCTTCAACCCGCCCTGGCACTAACGGGCCTGACAGACCTTTCCAGTGCCCCACGTGTGGCGTCCGATTCACCCGCATACAGAACTTGAAGCAACATATGCTCATCCACTCTG GCATTAAGCCTTTCCAGTGTGATCGCTGTGGGAAAAAGTTCACACGGGCCTACTCCCTAAAGATGCACCGGCTGAAGCACGAAG TGATTTCCTCATGCCCGACTACCTGA
- the LOC109905608 gene encoding zinc finger and BTB domain-containing protein 44 isoform X1 yields the protein MVKALQSKYAKKKMGVKTFTHSSPTHSQEMLEKLNALRNEGHLCDVTIRVQDKLFLAHKVVLACCSEFFRSKLVGRPEEEDKFVLDLHHVTVSGFTPLLEYAYTSTLSISTENIIDVLAAASYMQMFAVASTCSEFMKSSILWSAGNMGQEKPQESALGESASSHCALTPLDSSLSPVSSDCSVMERNIPVCRESRRKRKSFIMMSPESPLKCTSQITSPQMPNPSPSSFSETTTQPVDSSLAFPWTFPFGIDRRFHPDKQPKLPESPRRLDQAGPSEVSRRLSDFLACESSIKAPLSLAGPEEDIHVKVERLSDEEVQETLSQPVSASQSSLSDQQTVPCSEQVQEDLLISPQSSSIGSIDEGVTEGLPSMQSTSNAGGHAEDDERLESLQYPYHLYISPSTRPGTNGPDRPFQCPTCGVRFTRIQNLKQHMLIHSGIKPFQCDRCGKKFTRAYSLKMHRLKHEGKRCFRCQICSATFTSFGEYKHHMRVSRHIIRKPRIYECKTCGAMFTNSGNLIVHLRSLNHEASELANYFQSSDFLMPDYLSQVQEEETLGQYELVEHGFEGNHSSVQMPVISQVSSTQNCESSTFPLDPLSLKDENVSEEPKTNGSNSSPDGSEEENAHIKELASITIE from the exons ATG GTGAAGGCCCTCCAGAGCAAGTACGCTAAGAAAAAGATGGGGGTCAAAACCTTTACCCACAGTTCCCCCACGCACAGTCAAGAGATGCTGGAAAAGCTAAATGCCTTGCGCAACGAGGGCCACCTCTGCGATGTCACTATCCGGGTGCAGGACAAGTTGTTTCTGGCGCACAAGGTGGTGCTGGCCTGCTGCAGCGAGTTCTTCCGCTCCAAACTAGTGGGCAGGCCTGAGGAGGAGGACAAGTTTGTGTTGGACTTGCACCACGTCACGGTGAGCGGCTTCACCCCTCTGCTGGAGTACGCCTAcacctccaccctctccatcaGCACGGAGAACATCATCGACGTTTTAGCCGCCGCCAGTTACATGCAGATGTTCGCCGTGGCGAGCACATGCTCAGAATTCATGAAGTCCAGCATCCTCTGGAGCGCCGGGAATATGGGGCAGGAGAAACCGCAGGAGTCGGCTCTTGGCGAGAGCGCTTCCTCCCACTGCGCTTTGACGCCGTTGGATAGCAGCCTGTCGCCTGTATCCTCTGACTGCAGCGTGATGGAGAGGAACATCCCTGTGTGTCGCGAGTCGCGCCGCAAACGTAAGAGCTTTATCATgatgtccccagagagcccactcAAATGCACCTCGCAGATCACCTCGCCGCAGATGCCCAACCCATCCCCGTCCTCCTTCTCAGAGACCACCACCCAGCCAGTGGACTCTTCCCTGGCCTTCCCGTGGACCTTCCCCTTCGGTATCGACCGGAGGTTCCACCCAGATAAGCAGCCCAAGCTTCCTGAGAGCCCACGTCGTCTGGACCAGGCAGGACCCTCGGAGGTGAGCCGCCGGCTGAGTGACTTCCTGGCCTGTGAAAGCTCCATTAAGGCGCCACTGTCGCTGGCGGGCCCCGAGGAGGACATACATGTGAAGGTGGAGAGGCTGAGTGACGAGGAGGTCCAGGAGACGTTGTCGCAGCCCGTCAGCGCTTCCCAGAGTTCTTTGAGCGACCAGCAGACAGTGCCCTGCAGTGAACAGGTCCAGGAGGACCTCCTCATCAGCCCACAGTCCTCCTCCATAG GTTCGATAGATGAGGGAGTCACAGAAGGGTTGCCCTCAATGCAAAGTACATCCAATGCAGGAGGTCATGCTGAGGATGATGAAAG ATTAGAAAGCCTCCAATACCCTTACCACTTATACATAAGCCCTTCAACCCGCCCTGGCACTAACGGGCCTGACAGACCTTTCCAGTGCCCCACGTGTGGCGTCCGATTCACCCGCATACAGAACTTGAAGCAACATATGCTCATCCACTCTG GCATTAAGCCTTTCCAGTGTGATCGCTGTGGGAAAAAGTTCACACGGGCCTACTCCCTAAAGATGCACCGGCTGAAGCACGAAGGTAAACGCTGTTTCCGGTGCCAGATTTGTAGTGCCACATTCACGTCCTTCGGCGAATATAAGCACCACATGAGGGTGTCCCGCCACATAATCCGCAAGCCCCGGATTTACGAGTGCAAAACGTGCGGCGCCATGTTTACCAACTCTGGCAATTTAATTGTACACCTGCGGAGTCTGAACCATGAGGCATCTGAACTAGCAAACTACTTCCAGAGCAG TGATTTCCTCATGCCCGACTACCTGAGCCAAGTGCAAGAGGAGGAGACTCTGGGGCAGTACGAGCTGGTGGAGCACGGCTTTGAAGGCAACCATTCGTCTGTCCAGATGCCGGTCATCTCCCAGGTCTCCTCCACCCAGAATTGCGAGAGCAGCACCTTCCCCCTGGACCCTTTATCCTTGAAGGACGAAAACGTGTCAGAGGAGCCAAAGACAAATGGCAGTAACAGCTCCCCGGACGGCTCAGAGGAGGAGAACGCCCACATCAAAGAGCTGGCTTCCATTACGATTGAGTGA